Proteins encoded in a region of the Brevefilum fermentans genome:
- a CDS encoding amidase domain-containing protein: MNIKKYFQVTILISCILLATFLRTSVTNANSITGNEDDLQSIQSVIDKLFQTRLNAQVKMTLSDYSSIADLDNPKSQEWLTKEERHDSTLIQIGNAYGYEYGNYKYSLEFNKINVNGHQADVELFENSLIEFLDTPNDPLVTSNLLHTIRLTKSNLGWLIYDDRYEDVIHLTIGEQSNATILNNIQRNIEASSIKNEEMTPTGDRNEINYTYNSSNAVNYAMGWAISYNPAYAIMTGLGGDCANFVSQAIFAGTNGSMSPVPVPPSKMPEFDQQWYRYSAYNLYYGSGAWVRVGGQSGQSGLMTFLTSNTGSGPYGSYAGRCSAFDGDPVFFYDSSRGWYHTVIITGLSGDCTNLNNYYVNGHTPDQSRVRLSYYSASTIQFINIVSYR, encoded by the coding sequence ATGAATATAAAAAAATATTTTCAAGTAACGATTCTAATTTCCTGTATCTTGCTTGCAACATTCTTAAGAACTAGTGTCACCAACGCAAATTCAATTACAGGAAACGAAGATGACCTCCAATCAATCCAAAGTGTCATTGACAAGTTATTCCAGACCCGTCTTAATGCTCAAGTAAAAATGACTTTAAGCGACTATTCAAGCATTGCTGATTTAGATAATCCAAAGAGCCAGGAGTGGCTGACTAAAGAAGAGAGGCATGACTCTACACTAATTCAAATTGGTAATGCTTATGGTTATGAATACGGAAATTACAAATATAGCCTCGAATTTAATAAAATAAATGTTAACGGACACCAAGCCGATGTTGAATTGTTTGAAAACAGTTTGATAGAATTCTTGGACACTCCAAACGATCCATTGGTGACTTCAAATTTACTTCACACGATAAGACTAACAAAGTCTAATTTGGGTTGGTTAATCTACGATGATCGATACGAGGATGTGATACATCTGACCATAGGAGAACAAAGTAATGCCACTATCCTCAATAATATTCAGAGAAACATTGAAGCATCTTCAATAAAGAATGAAGAGATGACACCAACAGGTGATCGGAATGAAATAAACTATACTTACAACAGTTCAAATGCTGTAAACTATGCAATGGGTTGGGCCATAAGTTACAATCCTGCATATGCTATTATGACAGGATTAGGAGGCGATTGCGCCAACTTCGTATCGCAAGCTATTTTTGCTGGGACCAATGGTTCAATGTCTCCGGTTCCAGTACCACCGAGTAAGATGCCTGAGTTTGACCAACAATGGTATCGATACTCTGCATATAACCTCTATTATGGTTCTGGAGCATGGGTAAGGGTTGGAGGGCAGAGCGGTCAGAGTGGATTGATGACATTTCTGACAAGCAATACAGGTTCTGGACCATATGGAAGTTACGCCGGTAGATGCTCAGCGTTTGATGGTGATCCTGTATTCTTCTATGATTCTTCGCGGGGTTGGTACCACACAGTAATAATAACCGGGCTTTCTGGTGACTGTACCAATCTGAACAATTACTATGTGAATGGCCACACGCCAGACCAAAGTAGGGTACGTCTTTCTTATTATAGCGCATCGACGATTCAATTCATTAATATCGTCAGTTACCGGTAG